From the Anguilla rostrata isolate EN2019 chromosome 12, ASM1855537v3, whole genome shotgun sequence genome, the window GGGAAAAATGTTCACACCGCTGGACTTTttgctccctgtctctccacTAAATGACAACACGAGCGATGATCTCTACATTCGCAAAACACAATGCAGAAGTAATGGCAGTCAACTTTGTGCACTCAGAAAAATTAAGTTAATGTTTTGTTTCGCTGTAAATCCAATCTCCCTGGAGACAGTTGTCTTAAtgaatttagtttgtttttccttcctgtgctctgtgacaCTGTGAATGCACTGATCTTAAAATATCTCAAGAGAAGCAGAAACAAATGTTTGATACAAACAGAATCTCTGCATACATTgatatgaattgcatttttgaaGGAAGTTGGCCGAGTCTTTTTAATTACAGAATTCAGTCCTGGCGAGATGCCGGCATTGCGGGgtttcacattctctctcaggtttaatgaCATCATTGGAATCACTGAGTGGATGGGAGCTGGAGTCACCTGATACTCCTTGTACTAATTAGCCCTTGACCAAAGCAGACCTCAGAATTCCAGAACATGTCCCATCTGAGACTGAACTTGGCAACCCCTTATGCGTGGCACGCTCTGTGTTTCTTCTGTAGCGAGTAGCGGAGAGTGGAACATCTCCCTTCACACTGCTTGCCTTCAATGCGGATTGAGTCTCATGGGTGCAGATTTGTGTGTCTGATTCCtgagcttttattttgttttgttggttcTACCCCCGCTCTCCCAGGATGACTCCCAGCCCTCGGCATCAGAAACGAATTGGGAAGCAGTCACCATCTCAGTGTCGGTAAGCGCTGCGCTGTGCTGCCCATGACAAATGAAGACCCGGACACGCTTCCTCCCacccacagagggagagacgtgcacACTCGTCCTGCGATTCGCACAATTCATTAGAGATAacgcgagagagggagagagagagaggactgaaGGCATGTCTAATTATCATACAGTCTTTCACCCTGTTCAGAGTTTTATAGGTCTTATACACCCTCCttcaccctcctctcctctatTGCAGCTTTCACAAAAcggaaatgtgaaaatgactgTCTTGTGGTGACAAGATGTATCTTCTGCTCCCCTCAGGTGGCATTTTGTCCTCCCATTTGAATAAAGTCATTACACCATAATGTCTCCCACATTATGAACTGATAAAGGTGTCATTGAACACTTTAAGTGTGCTCTTAATACTGAGCAGGGACAAGGCCTGTGATTAGAATGGGCTGTCATCCAATGACTGATTTCATAATAACCAACTGCAAGAGTCAGCCGCTGCCCGTCATGCTAAATGAGCAGTATTTAAGGTGACAGTGATGCAAATTCTTACCATTATACAGAGTGCAAATATGTACAGACGTACAGATACAGAGGCACACATACCACAAGACAGTGACCCCAAGCAAACCTCAAAATCACTCGAGACATGATTAACTGACCACCAAATTACTGTTTCACAATGCCCATCTCTGTCTTCAGACTTTAACCTGATCAAAAATTAGTATTGAAGAGGTCAGTCCACAAGTGCAAACCGAAGGGTCTGGAGGGGGTTGAAAGATTCGATGTAGAGGCATGGTTAAAGAACCCCCCAATATGATCCCTAATCTGAAGAAACACGACAGAAGACCACTCAACAGTGTTATCTGTGCACAGAGAGATTGCGAAAAAGGGCAGCCAATAATTTTAACACATCattatagaaaataatttttttgagcAATTGTATtagtgtaattattttttgagcATAAAATCCAGCTCAATGCCTGTACAATTTGTTTTTTACAGCCATTTCTCTGCTTGTCATTATCAAGGGAGCcaataattatttacatttatgtttcaTTAATTGGtgattcattttgaattaaaaaaaacaatccctgTATGACAGATGTTCATCAAGCCAAATAATTAATTGCAAAGAACAGCATGcacaaataattcatatttcacaGTACAAATTATGCGTGGAGTATATACTTATAAACTCTTCTCCtgccctgcacccccacccccaagggTCCGGTCGCGTTTCCCCCATCAGTGACCGACACCCCGCTGACCGCTGCAGCCCTGGACCAGACCATCGCGGCCTTCGACACGGTGGAGGAGCTCCTGAAGCACCTGAACCCAGACTCCTGGCAGGATGACCTGGACAGCCTGTACAAGGAGACTGGACACTACCGGCCCAGAACCTTCCATCATGACCGCAAGCACAAGAGTAAGCTCCGCCTTTAAGTCTGTGCCCATGCAGAACTCATGTCCAAGGAAATAGGTTAGTGATTTCAGCTATTTGGTCTATCAGTCTTCTCCGTTAGCTTTCGATAAATATTTGTGTGCCACTTTCGGTGAGAACAATGGGAAAGGTCCTTGATCTCCCTCAGTGATGTATAGCTTTATTAAGCCAGGGGAGTTTTACTCGTCTACTCGTATAAGAACAATTAGCTTCTCAATAAAAATTTATGAACATAAAATAGCTTGTTGGTACACAACACAAGCTTCGCTTGAACTTGTGTTACATTTCAGCTGTAACCCGGGATATCTTTGCCATTGCACACTGGCAAATATTAACCTCGACCACCAGGTAATATTGGATGATTTGCCCCTACAATTCTGCCAGTTAAGCCACTAAGGGTGGTCACGGTTTCCTATCGCCAAGGTTCATCTCCTCCGGTTCTACAGGTTAACTGGGCAAAATTAAGGACAGCGGTTAAAGCTAGGAGAACAGTACCGCTTGTGTCCAGTTCAGGCAAGCCCTAAAGGGTTGGGCTCAGGACATGCTCAGGACATCCTCAGCCCAGCCCAAGTAAAGCCCCCAGGGCAACCATACCCATGGCTGTTACTGCCAAAGTAACCAGTAACCTTTCATATAGAAGAAAGGAGCGAAGCTAAATATTCACATGAATCAAATGAAGTGTGTGAGGCTTGGCCAGGCCATTTTCCTGCATGCTGTTCCTGCCCGGGCTTTAATTTGTCAGACCGCTTCCCTTTGATCCCTTTCACAgttgaggaaaaacaaaaacatctcaAGTCGTGTTCAGGGACCCGAAACCTCGTATTTTCGCCGCGCTGACCCCTCTCTATACGTGCGCCCGCGTGTCGAGCCAACCGCAGGCCGCATGGGTTTCAAAGGCCTCCTGCCGGGGCTTCAGAGGGATCACTGCTTCCTGAGTAAACACTGTAGACCAGCGGTGCCTTCCCAGATCCCCCTGTGCGTGATGGAGGAGCTGCCGCAAGCCCTAATGCAGAGTGGACCCTAGGCTCTAATTGGAAATTCAGCCTGAGCAGCCAGCCAGAAATGTTACTGCGGTCAGCGTTTACCTTTATTTTCATTACGGGGAGAGAAAAAACCTTTAATACCTTCTCAAACTAGATAAACAAGGGATATGAACTCCTAATACCCCATGCCATGTGAAACCTGGCCTCTTGAACCCATTTGATAGACAAGGCAGTTTTGCAAATGTCCCACAGCAcacatttttcccttttccatttaatttacattCCCCTCAGCCACTCATCCCCTCCCCAACACAATCCCCCCTTTGCAACCACAGTAACAGAACAATTAAGAGAgctcaattaaaatgtaatttgtcttAATTTTTCAAGCAAATGAGAAAATTAGATCTCGGAACTCAATGCAGCAGACCCAGTCCAATTACGTTGTTTGACGTCATGTTAAACCTCTGGCCCTTCCGTAATGCAGCCTATGCCCATAGGCTAGTGAAGTTCACCATCTGTCTGCGTTTTCATTCCCTTTCTGTCCAATCATATTTGTCTTGGCATAAGCAGTGGAAAATTTGGGTgattttgttcagatttttctttgttaaaCTTCCATTGACACACTGGCAGCCTTCTCAGAGAAGGAAGTGTGAGCCTTCATAAATTCCATAAGCAGTGAAGCTACAGAATCTATCAACAACTTCTATGaacctgtgagagagagaggtgtttgTGTGGAAAGACTATGCTTTCCACACAAACATTGCGATTTGTTCAAACCAGTTAATCACTGAATTACACATGGTAACTCCACCCATTTTAAGGGTGATTGAAGCCTCTCTCTTCCATTACTAATCCAAATGTTCATTGGAGATAATCTGGCCAGTACAGACTGAGCCTCCCAGAAGGTACTGTTTGAACATCTGTTGAAAGAATGAATTTATGAGGATATAAAAAGGATCACTGTATCTCAGCAACATGAGCCAAATATGTGGGTTTatcagtaaattaaattaaatgcatagCAATATCACTTCAAAAAGTCAATAGATATCCAGTTGCCCGTAGGAGAAATAACCTTTCCACGCTTATACCAAGGTGTAATGGAGTGTTTTCATTGGCAGTCAGCCCTCTAAACAGAGACCAGGGCATTTCCAGAGGGACTAGGTTTTTCCACTCACCTTCTCCCTCCCCTAGTTGACCTGGACCGGCTGAATGAGGATGTGAAACGCTACAGCTGCACCCCGAGAAACTTCTCTGTGAACCTGCGGGAGGAGCTGAAGGCCACCAACGCTGTCTTTTTCCCACGATGCCTCCTGGTGCAGCGATGTGGAGGAAACTGTGCTTGTGGGACAGAGGACTGGCACTCTTGCTCCTGCAACCCTGGCAAGACTACCGAAAAGCTGTACGAGGTACTCAAAACCATCGCCTTCACCCcactctgtttctcttctcATCTACACCtacaacctacacacacaactGACCTATGTTGCCATACCCTCTCTGATCATGCAGCCATGATTCAGCAAAGTACAACCAAGCTCTTTGTAACTCCTCCAGCCAAATCAACTCTCAGCCAAAATCAACCCTTTAACATACTTGCACCCCACAAGAATCCTGacctgtcccacccccccccccccaacatagCATAATTCCCCACCATACCTCTTTCCAGTACCACCCTCAGCCCAATTTCTATCTGTGCCACACCACCCCATCTCTAGTCAGCATCGCTCACAAACCCACTTCTACTTCCACGTTCCAAACCCATTTCCACACATGTAATCCACACTGTAATCAACTCCACATTCACCCATACGTCCATGGTGGAAATGTCACATTTCTCTAGAATACTGCAGAGAAACTGAAGAGCTGATACCATAACTGGTTCCATATGGGCAACATTTGGCCTGGATTAAAAAGGATTACTTATGCTATACTGTTACACGTGGTGCTACCTCCAAATTTAGTGCATGAACCAGCATTATATTATAAACCATAATATTCCTCGGCCTTCCTGTTCATCAAAAATATTAGGGCCGCCATTTCTTATTTCTCTGCCTGTTTACATAGATCTGCCTTATGAAAAACCCCTAAAGACGTGTGGCAATCTCCTTGGCTTCATCACATTCACTTCCTGGAATGAGGCAGGCCATGGCTCTGAGTGGTTGGAGCTCAAGGGTAGAAGAAAAGCAGTCCCGGTTTCCATTTTGTTCAAACATGGCTTTCCTGTGGCGTCTGGGAATGTGTCTGCTAGTTCACTCCCCGGCTCTTATCAGAGCGTTCATGTTTCTTATTATAAAACACAGCTGCCCTTCACTCTGAAACTACAATATTATCTCTAAATTCCACAGCAGTAagagacacactcactctgcaTTACAATAAGTCAGGCCCTCGCTGGCCTTTCCACTCCCCTATCAACATTTCCAGACCAGAGACAAGATTTGTCCAATATCTAAAATCATCCACATTTTTTTGAATGCCAGTAAATAACAAATGAATTCTTCAGCAGATAAGCTCATGAGTAGCCTACCTTTGAAACCCAACTTTAATCTCTAAAGTTCACCTCCAGGCGTTGACATCCAAGATGGAGGAGGAAATATTTCTAATGAGCTGTGGATACTGAGAGCAGGGTCATTGGTCTGATAAAGTGCATCATTTCATGAAGCTCAGATTCATATCATGTCAGATTAGTGATTTCCATTTTGTGGATCATGTTTTCTTGTTGCATTTGTAGAAAATTGAATTTTGTCATCTTTAACATATAATGAACATTGGCTTGTTATACAAGAGGCTACAGACAAAAATGTATCAATGTGGTCACAAGGGTTTGAAATAATGTGCAGTGTAAATAATGTGCAGTGTACCTCATAGTTGTCCATAACAAGCACTTTTGTTTGAAGCTTGAAACTGAGttgatatatttgatatttcCAGGGCCTCTGTGTGCGGGCCAAgtaagttgtttttgttttgaacagatttaaaatgaattaatcatcATCTGTTATTGTGGCTGCTCTATCTGCTCTTGTGGATCTAGAGGCAGCTACTCGATTGACAGGCAGGTTGAATCCATTAATCAAATATTTCCGTGGGAAACAGTCGGCACATGCTTGTTGATGctttgttttgaatatttccTTAAAATCATTTGACACCTGTCACTCAAGATTTTTTGGCTGCTCAGAGGCACGTTTTCTGAAAGTAAAGCTTTGATGTGGAAGACCATGTGGATGAGCATATCAATCGAACATATTGTTTTGAGCAAAACCTCAGAAATTAAGTACGTCAGAATCTTTGTCAGGAGTATCTTGCTCCCACTGCATACAGGCAAAAGCTTCAGGCAAAGGTTTGCTCCACTGCACGACAACAGCAGAGTCTCTATCTTATCTGTCTCAAAGCATGACTGAGAAAAATTCAATTAAGTCCTgggcaaataaaacaaattgctgTCTCACAGTGTTGTCTGGCAGCAGTGAAAGTAATTCACCAGTTTCCTGAAACTAATGTTGCAGCATACCCCGTGTGAAAGTGGGAGGCTGCAGATGTCCAGGGATGTGGTCAGTGACACTTTTGTAAATGTCCGGTTGCAATTGTGATGCACTTCAAATTCTGAACCAGAGGTCTTctgtctcctcttccctctccttcaATCCCCCTCACTCCTTCTCTccacctcctttctctctccctcccttcactATCACTGaatccatttctttctttctccatccctcttcTTCCCCACGTCCTGTTTCTGTAtcccttacaccccccccccccccaggtgctgAAGTTTTCTCCGGAGCCTGGTTACTACAGGAGGAAAACCCGAGCGCGCTGGGTCCTGGCGGAGATTCAGATCCAACACCATGAGCGCTGCGATTGCATTTGCCACTCCCGACCCCCGCGATGAgaagggcatgctgggagatggcGCCCAGGACCTTTGTAttgtcttttcctttttttttttttttttaagggcttCTCCCTCGTCTCTTCCAGCAGGagccatcccttcctctcttcagCAAAGTGAATTACTGCTCTCCCAGCTTTAGCCACACTTTTCCCTAAACCTGCCTGGTTTAGGTTGAACATGTCAGTGTGTATCCAcctgtatgtatgcgtgtgagtgcaagtgtgtgagcatgtgtgtgtttaccttcATTATTTTCCTAATGAGTAATGCTATATCAGTATATATCAAAAATAGTAATGCAGTCTCAACAAA encodes:
- the pdgfd gene encoding platelet-derived growth factor D isoform X2, with the translated sequence MLLSVLFVITLLSSCHHGSEAQAVSIKTLRSSNIRRDDLYRKEETIIVSESGQIQSPRYPNSYPRNLLLSWKLLSPENTRIQLDFDSHFGLEEPENDICRYDFVEVEDTSETSTIILGRWCGHKEAPPRLTSKTNTIKVTFKSDDYFVAKPGFKLYYSLVDDSQPSASETNWEAVTISVSGPVAFPPSVTDTPLTAAALDQTIAAFDTVEELLKHLNPDSWQDDLDSLYKETGHYRPRTFHHDRKHKIDLDRLNEDVKRYSCTPRNFSVNLREELKATNAVFFPRCLLVQRCGGNCACGTEDWHSCSCNPGKTTEKLYEVLKFSPEPGYYRRKTRARWVLAEIQIQHHERCDCICHSRPPR
- the pdgfd gene encoding platelet-derived growth factor D isoform X1 gives rise to the protein MLLSVLFVITLLSSCHHGSEAQAVSIKTLRSSNIRRDDSNHLTDLYRKEETIIVSESGQIQSPRYPNSYPRNLLLSWKLLSPENTRIQLDFDSHFGLEEPENDICRYDFVEVEDTSETSTIILGRWCGHKEAPPRLTSKTNTIKVTFKSDDYFVAKPGFKLYYSLVDDSQPSASETNWEAVTISVSGPVAFPPSVTDTPLTAAALDQTIAAFDTVEELLKHLNPDSWQDDLDSLYKETGHYRPRTFHHDRKHKIDLDRLNEDVKRYSCTPRNFSVNLREELKATNAVFFPRCLLVQRCGGNCACGTEDWHSCSCNPGKTTEKLYEVLKFSPEPGYYRRKTRARWVLAEIQIQHHERCDCICHSRPPR